A portion of the Malania oleifera isolate guangnan ecotype guangnan chromosome 3, ASM2987363v1, whole genome shotgun sequence genome contains these proteins:
- the LOC131152436 gene encoding serine/threonine-protein kinase STY13-like yields the protein MDKKTSEEVEGVPTAEKSDNQEGGVTSKVKGAGSISSKDMLFRADKIDLKSLDIQLEKHLSRVWSRNVGSQRRKEEWEIDLSKLDIRYVIASGTYGTVYRGTYDTRDVAVKLLDWGDEGIATVAETAALRASFRQEVAVWHKLDHPNVTKFVGASMGTSNLKIPSENSSSDGSMSLPSRACCVVVEYLAGGTLKQFLIRNRRKKLAFKIVIQLALDLSRGLSYLHSKKIVHRDVKTENMLLDSHRNLKIADFGVARVEAQNPRDMTGETGTLGYMAPEVLSGKPYNRRCDVYSFGICLWEIYCCDMPYADRSFAEVSSAVVHQNLRPDIPRCCPSSLAHIMRKCWDANAEKRPDMDEVVRLLEAIDTSKGGGMIPEDQASGCFCFAPARGP from the exons ATGGATAAAAAGACAAGTGAGGAAGTGGAGGGTGTTCCTACAGCAGAGAAGTCGGATAACCAAGAGGGTGGTGTAACCTCAAAAGTGAAGGGTGCGGGAAGCATTAGCAGCAAGGATATGCTTTTTAGGGCGgataaaattgatttgaaaagctTGGATATTCAGCTGGAGAAGCACTTGAGCAGGGTTTGGTCAAGGAATGTGGGGTCGCAAAGGCGGAAGGAAGAGTGGGAGATTGATTTATCTAAATTGGATATAAGATATGTTATAGCAAGTGGAACTTATGGGACAGTGTACCGGGGCACTTATGATACTCGAGATGTTGCAG TGAAGCTGTTGGACTGGGGAGATGAAGGTATTGCTACAGTTGCTGAAACTGCTGCTCTTCGGGCATCATTTCGGCAAGAGGTTGCTGTTTGGCACAAGCTTGACCATCCAAATGTTACAAAA TTTGTTGGAGCTTCGATGGGAACTTCAAACCTGAAGATTCCTTCTGAAAACTCTTCAAGTGATGGTTCTATGTCCCTACCTTCTAGAGCATGCTGTGTTGTTGTGGAGTATCTAGCGGGTGGGACACTTAAGCAATTCTTGATAAGAAATAGACGAAAGAAACTTGCCTTTAAGATTGTTATTCAGTTAGCTTTGGACCTCTCCAGAGG TTTGAGCTATCTTCATTCTAAGAAGATTGTACATCGCGATGTCAAAACTGAAAATATGTTGTTGGACAGCCATAGAAATCTTAAGATTGCTGATTTTGGCGTTGCTCGTGTTGAAGCTCAGAATCCAAGGGATATGACTGGTGAAACTGGTACTCTTGGGTACATGGCTCCCGAG GTTCTCAGTGGTAAACCATACAATAGAAGATGTGATGTTTACAGCTTCGGCATATGCTTATGGGAAATATATTGCTGTGATATGCCTTACGCAGATCGTAGCTTTGCTGAAGTCTCCTCTGCTGTCGTGCACCAG AATCTGCGTCCGGACATCCCCAGATGTTGCCCAAGCTCACTAGCACACATCATGCGCAAATGCTGGGATGCGAATGCAGAAAAACGCCCAGACATGGATGAGGTGGTGAGGTTGTTAGAAGCAATTGATACAAGCAAGGGCGGAGGGATGATACCTGAAGATCAGGCTTCTGGCTGCTTCTGTTTTGCACCAGCTCGTGGGCCATAA